A genomic region of Homalodisca vitripennis isolate AUS2020 chromosome 5, UT_GWSS_2.1, whole genome shotgun sequence contains the following coding sequences:
- the LOC124363717 gene encoding LOW QUALITY PROTEIN: protein phtf (The sequence of the model RefSeq protein was modified relative to this genomic sequence to represent the inferred CDS: deleted 2 bases in 1 codon): MGYCLQDIVSWYQKKIGTYDKQPWERTVEQHILSGFTPVPKKTAKLKTELIDIDLIRGSSFTKAKPKHGFLTVIRLAVLRLLFLPLQSAWWAQQTSYIVFGALLLLYILQIVNMILYFYFSPHQTDGDEIEQLSVSEVLVPLAMMFGLSLLHSQIVSPYSCVNQCTSSRKTRRAKRSKRRPAPSTRYRSNIGSDSKSSPDTGSELTANQGSKCRKRVRLRNVSPEDSLFNHARKAPTMTVEVKEPYCEELRFICTPPPVSDRESASGEVSSSRPSQVDDGFESLNGNGSSDNNEEEGNKSHGSDGDTGRAAAPAPAGDPGETQGEGVLHGSHIPTSSPFSSDPNTSGGIGEADETDQKDTDSEPSRPRTSVCSQKLLNRRRGSLQALNMKLAESSYCTSGKSDGETVSNPSTTILDRLLLQKLLNRRRGSLQALNMKLAESSYCTSGKSDGEIVSNPSTTILDPLNMKLAESSYCTSGESDGETKLLNRRRGSLQALNMKLAESSYCTSGESDGETVPDLTTSAAEWIGITTNSEECSYSSDMDQVQTTNNSELTDHHPFAWEFQISPAAILSPSCASSDKVSCTMWDKREVKKAELSVLDISSAIIARVEGMPENLDYFYGGLFAAVLLAAVPSLCRLSTSLGDVTVGGTPLNVSSLFSVQSLSDSLDAIIVSAFGASQWERTIILIGMLERCILGALFFFLLAVAERTFKQRFLYAKFFSHLTSFRRARKSELPHFRLNKVRNIKTWLSVRSYLKKRGPQRSVDIVVSAAFIITLLLLSFLSVELLKDSVHLRSTYNVEALAWTLVLGVFLLRFMTLGTKINRKYRNLSVLITEQINLYLQIEQKPNKKEELMVANSVLKLAADLLKELESPFKISGLSANPYLYTITKVVILSALSGVLSEMLGFKLKLHKIKIK, encoded by the exons GTACCAAAAGAAAATTGGAACGTATGACAAACAACCTTGGGAAAGAACTGTTGAACAACACATACTGAGTGGCTTTACGCCAGTTCCAAAGAAGACTGCTAAATTGAAAACTGAACTTATAGACATAGATTTGATAAGag GCTCTTCGTTCACTAAGGCGAAACCGAAACATGGGTTTCTGACTGTAATCAGACTGGCTGTGCTGAGGTTGTTGTTCCTGCCACTTCAGTCAGCATGGTGGGCTCAGCAGACCTCCTACATTGTGTTTGGTGCCTTGCTGCTGCTCTACATACTGCAGATCGTCAACATGATCTTGTACTTCTACTTTTCTCCTCACCAAACCGATGGTGATGAAATAGAG cAGCTGAGTGTAAGTGAAGTATTAGTTCCTCTGGCAATGATGTTTGGGCTGAGTCTACTCCACTCCCAGATCGTCTCTCCATACTCCTGCGTGAACCAGTGTACCTCGAGCAGGAAAACTAGGAGGGCCAAGCGAAGTAAACGTCGTCCAGCTCCAAGCACAAGATATCGCTCTAATATAG GTTCCGACTCAAAGTCATCCCCAGACACAGGATCTGAACTGACAGCTAATCAAGGCAGTAAATGTAGAAAAAGGGTCAGGCTTCGAAA CGTGTCTCCGGAAGACTCACTGTTTAACCACGCAAGGAAGGCTCCAACGATGACGGTGGAAGTGAAGGAGCCATACTGTGAAGAGTTGAGATTCATATGCACTCCACCACCTGTCAG TGATAGAGAGTCAGCGTCAGGGGAGGTGTCGTCAAGTCGGCCGTCGCAGGTAGATGACGGGTTCGAGAGTCTCAACGGTAACGGGTCCAGTGACAACAACGAGGAGGAAGGCAACAAGTCTCACGGTAGTGACGGGGATACCGGCCGAGCTGCAGCACCAGCGCCTGCGGGAGATCCTGGGGAAACACAGGGGGAAGGTGTGTTGCATGGTAGTCACATCCCCACTTCCTCCCCCTTCAGTAGTGACCCAAACACGTCAG GTGGTATAGGTGAGGCAGATGAGACGGACCAAAAAGACACCGATTCTGAGCCTTCCAGACCTCGGACTTCCGTATGTTCTCAg AAGCTGCTAAACAGACGTCGAGGGTCTCTGCAAGCTCTCAACATGAAGCTGGCCGAGAGCTCGTACTGTACCAGTGGCAAGAGTGACGGTGAGACTGTCTCAAATCCATCAACCACAATACTTGATCGTTTGTTGTTACAGAAGCTGCTAAACAGGCGTCGAGGGTCTCTGCAAGCTCTCAACATGAAGCTGGCCGAGAGCTCGTACTGTACCAGTGGCAAGAGTGACGGTGAGATTGTCTCAAATCCATCAACCACAATACTTGATC CTCTCAACATGAAGCTGGCCGAGAGCTCGTACTGTACCAGTGGCGAGAGTGACGGTGAGACT AAGCTGCTAAACAGACGTCGAGGGTCTCTGCAAGCTCTCAACATGAAGCTGGCCGAGAGCTCGTACTGTACCAGTGGCGAGAGTGACGGTGAGACTGTTCCGGACCTGACTACCAGCGCAGCCGAGTGGATTGGCATCACAACCAACAGCGAGGAATGCAGTTACAGCTCTGACATGGAT CAGGTCCAAACAACCAACAATTCAGAGCTCACTGATCATCATCCATTTGCCTGGGAATTCCAGATT TCACCTGCTGCTATACTGAGTCCAAGTTGTGCATCTTCAGACAAAG TGAGCTGCACCATGTGGGACAAGCGTGAAGTGAAGAAAGCAGAGCTCTCAGTTCTGGACATCAGTTCTGCCATCATAGCACGAGTGGAAGGAATGCCTGAGAATCTCGATTATTTCTATGGAG GCCTGTTCGCTGCAGTGTTATTGGCTGCAGTCCCAAGTCTCTGCCGTCTGAGCACATCCCTCGGTGATGTCACAGTGGGAGGGACACCCCTCAATGTTTCGTCACTGTTCTCTGTTCAGTCTCTCTCCGACTCTTTAGATGCCATCATCGTGTCTGCCTTTGGGGCATCTCAGTG GGAGAGAACTATCATATTGATAGGCATGCTGGAGAGATGTATTCTAGGAGcccttttcttctttcttctggCCGTTGCAGAGCGAACCTTCAAACAGCGCTTTCTCTATGCAAAGTTTTTTTCCCATCTCACATCTTTTCGGAGAGCTCGCAAATCTGAGCTTCCACATTTTAGGCTAAACAAAGTGAGGAACATTAAAACTTGGCTTTCAGTCCGGTCTTATCTCAAG AAACGGGGGCCTCAGCGCTCAGTTGACATCGTCGTCTCTGCTGCTTTTATCATCACTCTCTTGCTGCTATCTTTCCTCAGTGTTGAGCTGCTTAAG GATTCAGTTCACCTACGCTCTACCTACAACGTTGAAGCGCTTGCGTGGACTCTAGTCTTGGGTGTATTCCTGTTACGCTTTATGACTCTAGGAACTAAGATTAACCGAAAGTATCGCAATCTCTCCGTTCTTATAACAGAACAG ATTAACTTGTACCTGCAGATAGAACAGAAACCCAATAAGAAGGAGGAATTGATGGTGGCCAACAGTGTCCTCAAGTTGGCTGCAGATCTACTTAAG GAGCTGGAGAGTCCATTCAAGATATCTGGACTGTCAGCCAACCCCTACCTGTACACCATCACCAAGGTGGTCATACTCTCTGCTCTCTCGGGCGTGCTCTCAGAGATGCTTGGGTTCAAACTTAAACttcacaaaatcaaaatcaagTAA